The Gemmatimonadota bacterium nucleotide sequence GGAAACCTCTCCAGCCATCTTCCTCTCAGCCAGATTCACCACGAAGAGGGCTTGCTTTCCTTCGATTTCCTTCGGATCTGACCGCTCTTGCTTGATTCCCGCAAGGATCGACCGGGTGTGATCCCCGAAGTCGACTACCAGCTTCACGAGTTTGTTCGACGCGGCCACATCTTCGACCGTGGTGATCGTACCGGCGCGAATGTCGAGTTTCTCGAAATCCTCGAAAGAGATGGTTTTCTTTAGTGGAGCGGGTTTCATGATTTAATGACCTCGAATTCTGATTTCAAAATGCCGAACACTATCCTGTCCCAGCGTTGATTGGACCAGTACACGGCCTCGCGTTCGCGTCCTTCCTCGCTAAATCCAAGCTTCTCCAGTACCCTGATGGCGCCAGCGTTGTTCGAAATGGTCGCGGCCGAAATCCTGTACAGGTCCAGGTGCTCAAACCCGTACCGAAGCATAACCCTGGCAGCGTCCGTGCAGTACCCTTTACCCCGGTCTTTTCTGCGTGCAATGCCGGCACCGAGGCTCGCCGTGCGATTCCTCCAGTCGATACCGGACAGTTGTATGTCGCCAACGATGTTGCCTTCATCATCGAAGATGCCTAGGTAGATTTGACTCTTTTCCTGTTTTTCCTGGATCTCCTCAAACCATTTATCCGAACCTTCGACTGAAAGACCCGGCCTGACCAGTTCAGTCGGCACGGGTTCCACGGGCTCGTAGTTTTCCCACAGGATGCGGCAATTCGCGCGTTCCATGGTCTGCAACACCACTTTCTTACCACGCAATTCAATCATCAAAGTAACCCGCCATCTAAGATATCCCATCGCTATTTTGTTGGCCATACCAGCTTGACCGCGAACTCAGCCAGCGGTCCAAGCGGCAGTTCCCGAACCCGGTTTTCGGTCAGCCACTCACAGTGATCGGTCGATCCTTCTTCTTCAGGTCTCAGATCGAACGTAGCGAGAACAACCTCATAGACGATTCCGATGTGGTGAACCGGGTCGCCCTGCCAATCCGTTCGGCCTTCATAGGCATGGGAATACACGGCAGACACTCGGTACGCCTTGATGTCTACGAGTCCCGTCTCCTCCTCCAACTCGCGGCGCAACGCGGCATCCGGATGTTCGCCCCATTCGATTCCGCCGCCAGGCATCGTCCACAGACCTCCGTCCTCGAGACCGGCCGTCGCACGAACCAGGAGCAGGCGATTTGAGGGGTCGCGGCACAACGCGTAGGCGCCGATGTGAACGTGCTGACTATCGGGTTCTGTGGCCATTATGTTTTTCTCTCGCAAAGTATATGGTCTGGGTTATCTGTTCTTGACGGCACACCGATTTCGTCACCGGTTTCAACGAACGATGGGCATGTGAATAGCATGCACGTTGTACTTGTCGATCAGATGTTCCGTCTTCCGGCTTCGGTCCGCCACCAGCACCGAAACACCCAATACCTTTCCCTGTAGGCGCTCGATCAACTTGATCATGGCCTTAACCTGGGCGCCGGTGTCGATCACATCGTCAACGATCAGAATGCGTTCACCGGGTTTTATCAGGTCTTTATTCACCTCCAGGGACTTTTTTCTGTTCGTGTAGTCTACAAAAGAGATTCTCGACCGGTGCTGACGATGGATGGGAAGTTCCCCTCCTTTACGGAAAGGAATGAAGCCCCGGTTCAGCCGCTGGGCTACGGCACTGCCCAGGATGAATCCCAGTGATTCCGGACTCGCCACCTTGTCAAGATCGACGTTGCGGAATGGACGGGCGAGATCGAGTATCAGGTTCCTGCGGACTTCCGATTCGTTACACAGGGGCGTCAGGTCTACTTTGTTGCCGGGAACCCGCCGGTCAATATGAGGACGGTAGTAGTCCCACTGCATAGTGGTATCTTTCGGAATGATGGTTTGGTGTCCGTGGGTGGCTGTCCGTGGGCGGGTGTCCGTTGGTATGCTCCTGCTGTATGTTCAGTCTTCTAATTGCAGCCTCAATCCGTCATAAGCCAACCGGTAGCCGTGCCCCCTGGCGTATTCGTCCAACTCGTCGTGTTCCAGGTTCCCCTCGTGGGACAGATGGGTCGCGTAAACCACGCCGCCATCCTTGAGCAATCCGTGCTCTCGAAATCGATCCGCGTGAGCGGCGACGTCCTTCGAAGCGAGATGGTCCGCCGGCCTGGACTCGAAACCGATTCCGTAGGTGTGATCGAGAATGACCACGTCATACCGGATGCGTGCTCGCTGCAGGTGTTCCCAGACCGCTTCGGACAGCACCGACGTGTCGGTACCATAGAATACGGCCTGGTCTCCCAGCTCGATTGAATAAAGCAGAAACCCCTGGTCGTTGCCGTGGTTGGCGGGATATCCGGTAACTCGATAGTCTCCCATACGGTACGACTCAAAAGGCTTAGAAGACAGGATTTTCAAATTCAACGCAGACTGCGTTTTCGGGTCGAAAAGGCTCCCGTACGCACTCTGTTGGCGGACAAGCGCATCGATCGCATGAAGCGTCTCATCAGAGCCTCCAAGCAACAGATCGCCTGATACCGTCGTCCCGTATTCGGCATGCCTTGCGAGAATGAATCCGATGTCCAGGTGGTCTGTATGCGGGTGCGTCTGAATACATAGGCCGATGCCGGCGAGCGAAATTCGGTGCTGGAACGACGCCGTGGCGATGTCGGGTCCGATGTCCACCAGCAGATCATCGTTGATCACCATCGACGATCTCCTGCGGAGATTCTTGCCTCCAATTCTCCTGGCTTCCGAACAGACCATGCAGGTGCAGAAGGGGATCGGCATCGAAGGCGCGGCCGCGGTTCCGAGAAAGGTTAGGTTCATCTGTCCGTTCGTTACGATTCACCGACTTCATTCAGACCTAAGGGTCTCCACCGGGTTTACCATAGCGGTCGCAATCGCTTTTACACTGACCGTAACCAGGGCGATCACCAGCGCCAGAAGACCAGCGACCAGGAACCATCCGGGACCGATATCGACGCGGTACGCAAAGTTCTGCAGCCAGTTGCTCATGGCCCAGTAGGCCAGGACCCAGGCGACCGGCACGGCAATCGCCACCAGCTTGAGGAAGTCTTTTGAAAGCATATAGAATACACGAGCCACCGAAGCCCCCATTACTTTATGGATTCCGACCTCCCTGGTCCGCTGCCGGGTGGCGAATGAAGTCAGGCCGAACAGGCCCAGACACGCGATAAAGATGGCCAGGAAGCTGAAGGCGCCCAACAGATTTGCGGTGCGTTGCTCCGACAGGTACAGTCGCTCGAAATCCTCATCCAGAAACGAATAGGCCAGGGGGTAATGGGGAAATACCGAAGCCCATGATGCTTCGATCGCACTGATTCCATCGAGTATATTCCGCGCCTGCAGCCGTATCGCCGACTGACCGCCGCCGCGTCTCAAGAGCCTCAACTGCATGGGGCCAGCCGCGTCATGAAGGCTTTGCATATGGAAATCCTCGACGACGCCGATGATCCTGATTGGCGGGCCTGTTCTGTATCGTATATGACGTCCTGCGACTTCCTCCGGCGCGGCCTGGCCCATTCGTTCAATCGCGGACCGATTCAGGATTACCGCGTTATTCGTATCATCGTCCAACGCACTAGAAAACGCGCGCCCGGACAGCAATTCAAGGCCAAGGGTCTCTACAAAACCGGTAGATACAAACAAGGCGGGAATCCCGATCAGGTCTTCTTCCGGCTGATCCGCCATGCGTGTCGGAAAGGAAGGAATCATAGCGGAACTGGCCATGCGTCCCGGCATCAGAACAGATCGAGTCATACCCTGAATATGCGGACTCTGGGAAAGTCGTGTCTTGAAGGTGTCGAAATCCTGCTCCACCCCTGCGACTAGCGGAATAACGACGACCTGGTCCTTGTCGAATCCCAGGTTTCTACTTTGCATGTAATCCAGCTGTTGGTACACAATCGCGGTGCTGACGATCAGCAGAATCGATAGCGTAAACTGTACCACCACAAGACTTTTTCGCAGCATGGATCCTGTCATGCCGCTCGTCATTTCATCCTTGAAAATCTGGATCGGGTGAAATCCGGAGACAAACAATGCCGGATAGCTGCCGGACAACAGGCCCGCAAAGACCGCGATGCCCAACAGCCATAGCAACATCCCGGGGTTGTCCAGGTAACCGATCTGTATGGCTTCTCCCGCCAGCGTGTTGAACCAGGGCAGGATGGCCGTAAAGAGCCCCAGGGCCACGATAAAGGCCAGGCCGGCCGAAAGCATGGCCTCGCCCATAAACTGTATCAACAACGCGCCCCGCTGGGCCCCGAAGGTTTTCCGAATGGCCACTTCTTTGGATCGGGCGGCGGACTGCGCCGTGGCCAGATTCATGAAGTTGATACAGGCGATGAGCACGATAAAAACCGCCACAGCCGTGAAAACGTAGATATAGCCGATATCACTGTTGCCGCCCATATCCCGTTCCAGGTGCGACCGCAGATGGATGTCGGTCAACGGCTGTAGCCGGGGACTGAAGGACACACCACGCGCCGCGAGCGTTTGAAGAGGCACATAGGTATCTACCCACCTGGCGATTTTGTCCTCCAATTCTCCAGAAGCCGTACCCTTCGCCAGCAGAATGTACGTGTAGTGCTGCGCACCTTGCTGCGCACCAGACCAGGACGTTGCATAAACCTCGCGGCGGTTTTCGATATTGAGATTCTCGCTGACAAGATAGTCGGCGGCGAAGTGGGAATTGGACGGAACCGCTTCCATGATGCCCGTCACACGGAAGTCGTACCTGTCATCCGCGCGGATGAACTTGTCCATGGGATTCTCATCGCCGAAGAGTTTGGCCGCCATGGGTTCACTGATGACAATAGCCCGCTCGGGATACGCGAAATCGTCCAGCGCAGTTTCCGGGTTGCCCTGTTTGAGCGGAAAGGAAAAGACGTTGAAGAAGCCTTTTCCTACCGTATAGACATCGCTTTCCAGAAACGTGTTATCCCCATAGGACATCATCCAGATATTCGTTGTGCCCCGCATCCGCACGAACTCTTCGACCTCCGGAAACTGCTCTTTGAGCGCCAGCCCCAACGCGGGTGGCGTGCGTGCGAAGTTGCCGTTTACCACACGGTAAATCCGATCGGCTTTCTCATGGAAACGGTCGTAGCTCAATTCGTGCTGGATATACAATACAATCAGCATGCAGCACGTGATGCCGATCGCCAGTCCGAGGATGTTGATACTGGTGTATCCCGGCTGCCGGATCAGATTACGGAAAGCAACGCTGAGATAATGAAATACCACGAGTACCTCAGATCGAGGAAACGGTTGGCGGTGAGGAATTGCTGAGGAGAACGAGTGGATGCGCTACATGCTCAGTTAACGGATGAATCTGCCAAACTTTCCTGGCTCAGTTTCCCAGTCCCAGGCGTCGTGTGGTTCGATCTGTTGGACGGCCTTTCAGTTTACCCAGCCAGGCCAGTACTACAATAACCACAGGCCACAACATTGTGTTGATAAGATCGTGAATACTTGCTGTCAGAGCAGCCATACGAATGAAACCCTGATCTGTATAGTCATCTCTAAGGTCAAGCAACTCCATCAAGGACGTGACAATTACCACAGGAATCAGACACCGAACATCAATCGAGCCCTTTCTCCATAAGATTACAGCTGCAAAAAACACGAGCAATCCTACATGAATGTGGACCGCGTCCTTTGAAATCTCCAGGATGGACAGGATTACCAGCTTCAAGTTCTGGTATTCGGACATTTCCCAATCGATCTCCTACCGCTCAATCACCCCTGTCTCAGCGCGTTGACCGGGTTCCTGCGCGACGCCCCGACTGCAAAGGTCTAGTGCCCTACCAACAGCAACAAACCATGGGCACGGACGTGTCATGTGCTGTGGGTAGATATTCCTTTACGAATCCCCTCAAGATATCCTTGAGCTTTTCCGCTTGCCCAAGCCAAATCTGGTGATGCGCATGCTCAAGAAACTCCAACCGCGCGTTCGGCAACAGTTGAGCAAGTTGCTCGACTGGCCAACTCGGCCTGATATCCTGTCTGCCATACACAAAGACCCATTGCACACAACATTTCACGAATTACGACCCCCAACTTATTCCTTCAGTTTCCTGCAGTCCAGCCGCGCCACCTGCAGCGGCGTCTTACCGTTCTTTGATTCCAGCTTCGTGGCCGCACCCAGCTCTATGAGCGCTTCCGCCGCCTCCAGACGGCCTTCGTAGGTAGCGCGGTGGAGGGGAGCGCGGCCCTTTTTATCCTGTACATTCAAGCTGGCGCCGTGTTCCGCAAGGAGGCGGATCGGCTCGGTCTGTCCCCTCTCAGCGGCCAGGTGCAGGGGGGTTCGTTTCGTGACGGTCTCGGCGTCGACCTCGGCTCCGTTCCGCAGCAACCATTTCACACACCCGGTTGAACCGGCGCGCGCCGCCCAGTGCAGCGGCGTCATCTCCGCCTCTCCCCTCAGTGTCACCGCTTTTGCATCCTTCCCAGCCAGTTCGCGCACCCGCTCGAGGTCGTTTAACCCGCACGCAGAGAAGATATCGTAGAACGCCCCATGCTCAAGGAGAGCACGGACTGTGTCAGCTACCAATGGGTTCCAGCGCTCGGTCCCACGGCGTGCCGCCGCCTCCTGCAAGGGCGTGTTTCCTCGCTCCCCGTTCCCGGAGAACGGCGCTTCCGGGTCGGCGCCGTACTCGAGCGCGAACTCGGTGTACTCGACCGGTCTGCCGACCGCCCAGAACAGCAGCGAGGTGTTCGCCGGCCATCCCACGTGAGACGTGCTGATGACGGAGGCGTCGGTGACACCGGCCTCGAATACCGTGCGCAAGGTATTGAAGTTTCCGTGGTAGAACGCCTTGGTTACCGGCTCGTGCTGGTGTTTTCTGTCAAGTCCGGTCTCGCAGTCGTAGAATTGGTAAATCCCGCGATCCAGCAGGAAGCGAACCGCTTCGTGCGTGCCGTGGTAGGAGGCCGCCATCGAGAGCGCGACCGAACCAACCGTTTCGAGAAGCGAGGGACTTTCCTTGAGCAGGGCTTTCATTCGGGGGACGTCGCAACTGGCATGGCTCAGGTCCGTCGCGTCGTGCGCCGTGGCTCTCAGGAATTGGTTTTCGAGCGAGGTCAGCTTCCTGCCCTCTTTCATTTCGAAAGCCCGCGTCATCTTTTCCAACAGGTATTCGGTGTCGTTCATTAGAGGTGAGCCTCTTATGTGGACTTACATCTCTGGAGTTTGAAAGGTGCCGCCATGCTCGGACCCAAAGTCACCTCTCCGGTGGCCTGTGACCGTTCGGTGTAATCACCCCTGCCTCAGCGCATTCACCGGATTCCGGCGCGACGCCGCGACCGCATGCGCCCCGATCGTCAGCCAGGCGATGACCAGCGCAACGATACCGCCAGCAAGGAACCACGTGAAATCAAGAGCCGCTGCGTAGGCGTAGTTCTGCAGCCAACTACTCATGACGAGGTAGGCCAACGGCCAGGCGATCAGGTTCGCCAGGATCACGTACTTCATGAAATCCCTCGACAAGAGAATCACGATACCGGAAACCGATGAACCGACTACTTTGCGGATCCCGATCTCCCGGGTGCGTTGCTGGATCGAAAACGAGGCGAGACCCAGGAGGCCCAGGCACGCCACGAAGATCGCCAGAAACGCGAAGATCGCGAAGATCTCGCCAAGCTGATGGTCGGTCCGGTACAGTGCGTCGAAATCCTCGTCCAGGAACGTATAGTCGAGCGGGAACCGGGGATCCACGTCTCTCCACACTTCCTCGATGCGCCCGATGGTTTCGGGGATATTATCAGGCGCGATCCTGATCAAGACGAAAATGTGATAGGTGCTGGTCATGATCGCCGCGGGCTCGATCTCTTCGTGTATCGTCCGTAGGTGAAAATCTCGAACCACACCAATTACGCGCCCTGGAACCACTCCTTCAAAGGACAGCCGCTCAAACTGCCTGCCGAGCGCGTCGTCGGGCGTTCCCCATCCCAGATTCCGGACGGCCGTCTCGTTCAGCAGGACTCCACCGGTCGTATCCGTGCCCCAGTCCGGCGAAAAGTTCCGGCCGGCTATGACATCGATATCCATGACATCCAGGAAGTTCTCGTCCACGTGTAGCGTGGCCATCATCAGGTGGTCCTCGGGCGGCATCCCATCGGGCCGGACCTCCATGATCGGCAACACCCTCATGCCCGGTACGCCGGTAGTCGTAGCGACACCGACTACACCCGGCATTCCGGACAGGCGCTGCTTCAGCACGGGGGTATTGGGTACCTGGTGGGAGCCTGTGATGGGGACGACCATGACGTGCTCTTTGTCGAAACCCAGCCGCTTGGTCTGGATGAATTCGAGTTGATCATGGATGACGGCCGTGCTGACCAGCAGGAAGATGGACATGGAGAACTGGACCACCACTAGTACCTGTCGCATGCCCAGGCCTTTCTTTCCCGTTTCTGGGTTGCCTTTCATTACAATGGCGGGCAGGAATCCTGACAGGTACGCCGCCGGATAGCTACCGGCGGCCAAGCCGATCAAGATCGTACCAAGGACCAGCACGACCAGCACCATCCAGTCGGTCAGCGGCAGCACGAGTTGCTTCCTTGCGATCTCGTTGACGGCGGGCAGCGCCAGTTGAACCAGTAGAACCGCCACGATCGCGGCGAGGCCTGCCATGAGGACCGATTCTCCAAGGAACTGCCGGATCAACTGCAACCGATTGGCGCCCATCACCTTTCTTACGCCTACTTCTCTGGCGCGCATCTCGGAACGGGCTGTGGCCAGGTTGATGAAATTGATGCATGCGATGATCAGGATCAGGAACGCGATGGCCATGAAAAGGGCTACGTACCGGATATCACCGTTAGGTTCGTGTTCACTCTCCCTGTTAGAATAGAGTTGGATGTCAACGAGGGGCTGGAGCGATGGCCGCAGGCCGATGCCCGCCTCCCGGTACTGGTTGCCCGCGTGACGCTCCAGGAAGGCCGGCAGCTTCGCTTCGAAATCACTCGGTGATACGTTCTCACGTAGCCGGATGTAGGTATACAGGTTCCGGTGAAACTCCCAGTCGCCCAGGTCCCAGGACCCGATCACGTTCATCGTGGTGTAGGATACGAACATGTCCGGCCGCATGTGGGAGTTGGTCGGGATGTTCTTCATGACGCCCGTCACCATGAAGTCCCAGCGATTGTCGAGATTGACGACTTTCCCCACGGGATCTTCGGCGCCGAAGTACTTGAAAGCCAGATCTTCCGAAATCACCATTGAGTACGGCTCGTCCAGCGCGGTGCCCGGGTCGCCCAGGACCAATGGAATGCTGAACATTTCAAACAGGTCCGGTTCCGCCCAGATGACCTTGCGTTCGTAGTAGATGGTGTTTCCGAGGTCGACGAGCCAGGCGGATTCGGTGCCTCTCATGCGGACGAGGAGCTCTATCTCGGGGAAGTCGCGCTTCAGGGCGGGTCCCCAGGCCGTGGGCGTACCGGCGGTCTGTACGGTCTGGCCCCCGCTCTCGATATCGTCCACGATCCGGTATACACGATCGGCATGGGGATGATACCGGTCGTAGCCGAGTTCATCCTGGATATACATGAGGATCAGAATGCACGTGGCCATGCCGATGGCAAGCCCAGCGATGTTGATGAGCGAGTAGGCGGGATGCCTGCGGAGGTTGCGCAGGGCCACGCTGAGATAATTGTGGAGCACTTAGGCCTCTTCCAATCTGTCCAGTCTGCGGACCCGTTCCGTTATCACGATTCTCGGCCGGTCGCCGCGGTTGGGAGATGCGGCATGGATGATCCAGGGGTGCATGAAGATCACGTCGCCAGGATCGCCCGTGAATTCGACGGCCTGTACGGGAATGCCGGAGACGTCGACGGGATTCACAAGGAATCGGTCTTCGCGGTCTCCGCCCAGGTCGCGGGACCATAGATCCCGCAGACTCGGGGAAGCCCGCTTGACCGCATTGGTGATGTCTTTGGACCGGCCTTCGCCGATCAGCTCCGGTTGACGTGCGATATGGCGGACGAGCCGGTGGGAACCGGCGAGGGCAATCGTCGCGCCGCCGCGGTCGGCCAGCGGTTCCAGTATGGCGAAAACCTGTACGCCGGGGTTTTGCTCTGACGCAGTGTCTACGGCAATCTGCAGGTCCATGTGCCATGATTGATTGGGCAGAAACCACGGGCCCGCAGCGGGGAAGGTAAGCAGAAGCGCCCCCCAGGGACTAGGTTTTTCCCAGTGTCCAGGTTCGAGGAATTCGTCTATCGCATCCTTTACGGCCTGGTTGCAGGTAGGTTCGAAGGCGCCGGACCGCATCAGCCTGTTGAAACCTTTCGGCTTTGCTTCCGGCCAGGTTTTTGGGTCATCGCGCGGAATCCCGCACCTTTGCTCCAGGTCGTCCCAGACGCGGTCGAGTACGGACTGGACCTCCGTATCCGGAAGCATGCTCGGCACGCGGACCCAGCCGTGCTCGTCGAATTCGGATTTCTGCGCAGCGGTCAACATGGTTGTTCAACTGTTACATTCGGGACTACGGGTTGTTATGACGGCTTTCTTGCTATAATCTCAGACCAGTCCAAATCATACGGGAGAACACTTATGAGCTCGAGCCCTGAGCACTTGATCAATGTCTTCGATTTACCAAGAATGGCTGTGTTTTCGAAGTCATTTCCAGCGTAGTCTCGGTCGCTATTCATCGTAGACTCGTGTATCTCAAAAGTCAGACAACATTCCAACGGACTTTGTAGATGTGTTCTCCCGGAAATTGAAGATCGGAATCAGGATTCAAGGTGAGGATTGTCTCTGACCACCATTCGCCCGGATCCGCCCGGACGTAGACCAGTTGATCTGTGTCAGGATGTATCGATATGCTTTTAACGTCTTTTTCGTTCGCAAGCCGGGGTAGAGGACTGAAGATCATTCGGTCCCGGTCAAACAACCAACAATGTTTCTCCGTACTGACCGCCAGGAACGCTGTGTCGCCAACCGGAATCAGATCGTGACCCGATACATCTGGGAGGTCAATCGCCTCGACCGTCGCAAGAGACGGATTAGAGGTGTACCAGTACTCTAGATGGTACGTCCAAAGTTTGGTATCGGATAGCGCCCAGAGAACTTGGCGAGTCTCATCCCAAACTACGCCATGCCCCCATGACAGTTCTTCACTGAATAGTTCCTTATCCGGGGTGCTAAGATCGTAAACAATCAGTCTGTCGCCACCGGGGGCGTGAGAGGCGGCAACTGCTACCCTGTCCCCGGGAAGCAAGTCGGCGGAGTGAGCATTCGGTACGCTCGCATAGAAAACAACCGAGCCTGTTTCGCGTTCGATGAGCGCGGCCCCACCGCCGGATGACGTGATCAGTATTCGTTTGCCACCGTCAATGGGCTTGCACTCATCGGTTGTACCAAACCGCGTCCTCATATAATCGGGCAATTCGTTACGGTCGGATGCTTTCCAACTCCAGACCTTTCGCTGGGTCCCGTCCTTCGTTTGACCGATTTCCAGGACAAACACTTCATCCCAGCCACAGACAATAAGTTCACTCATATCTTCGCCGGTTAAAATGTATAGATTACTGTTCCGAACCCAGCCGTTTGAGTCGGCCCATCCGTTCGGACTCGTTGTCCACCAGCCAACCGTCTTTCGACAGTTCCTGATAGGCGCGGCCAAAATGGGGCCGTGCTTCATCCGGCCGGCCCAGCGCATACAGGCACTCGGCGACTTCCTCGAAGACGTATCCATCCGACGTGCCGGTCGCTTCGTGTTCCTTGAGTAGGGACTGCTGCATGACCAGCGCTTCTTCGGTATGTCCGAGTGAGCGCTTCGCACGCCCCACGGTCCATTTAGCGATCCGCGTCGCCTGAGGATTGTCCCGCTCGGTACGCCAGGCAAGCCCCTTTTCGAAGAGTTCCAGTGCCTTTTCGTACTCGCCCGCGTCGTGGTACGTCCACCCGGTGTTGTTGTAGAGCGGTCCAAGCCAGTCCTTTGCATGCGGATCGTCCGATGCTTCCGCAGCTTCCATCGCCCTGTTATTCCACATAAGGGATGCATCTGCCGGCTCGCATATCCCCAGCATGTGGGCCGCGTCCACGGCGTGATAGTCCTCGCCGGCCTTTCTCGCCAGTTCCCAGGCCTCCTTGAAGAGTGGTCGTGCGGAATCTGTGTCGCCGGCCGAGTTGAAGGCGCGGCCGCGTTCGAGGAGAAGCCGGACCCGGGTGGTCTGTGTTGGGTCGTTGGAAGGGTTGTCAATATTGACAATCAATGTTTCAGCGTCATCGAGGACGCGGTGGGCTGCGTCGAATTCCCGTCGAAGGCTGTGGGTGCGCGCGATTTGCGAGAGAAGTTGGGCGTGGTAGTCGTGGCTACCGGCGCTTTCGGCGATGGGTAGCAGACCTCGGAAGGCCTTCTCGGTTTTCGCCGGATCGTTGTAGTCCCAGAGTTTGTCGAAGTCGGGGAGGTTACTCAATTGGAATGCGACTCTATTTGGGATTCGGACTCGTGTTGGTTTGCTGTTGGGGTTACTACGACCGTGCTATCGACTCTACTTATCTCAAACGACCGCATTTCTTCTTCTGTCCGAGAGGCCTGATCGAGAATTCGTCCCGATACGTCGCAGGCAATAGATCCACCCAGCATTCGGCGATTTTCTAATCCTGTTTGAGTGGAGATTTCTGACGCATAGGAAAGATAGTTGGATTGGATCACAGGGACGTTGTAGCAACTGGCGATTTTCCTCGCAAACTCAGCGTTCCAATCCCTGGTTATGTCTTTGTTTTCGTTGTACTCGCTCCCGCATACGCCGGGCCAGAGTATGACGTCGCTTCTCTCCAGACCTTTGCCTTGTGTGTAGTCGAGATTCAGCACTTCGGCGCAGAATATCGAACCGAACAGAATGCCCTGGAAGTTCACGGGAAGGCGGTCATCGGGTTCTACGAATCCCCAACGATTCCTGTCCCCAATGGGCAAATGAGACCTCGCTCCTGCCAGTACAGCTTCTCTTCCCGGCTCGAGCAACACCAGCGCGTTGAGTTGTCCTTCGCCAAGAAAATACGGCAATCCAACCAAAGCGCTGGTTCCAGATCTGTCGACCACGCTGCTTAGAGTTGTCAGTGCTTTATCGACCTGTTCAGGCCAACTGGCATCCTTAAATAGATCATGTAGATGAAAGTCGTAACCCGATAGCATCATTTCGGGAAAGACGACTAAGTCGGCACCTGATTGCGCCGCTTCTTCAATCCACCTGGTGGACTTTCTCACACCGTCATCAATCGAATCAGGCATGCTAGGCTGAATGGTGCAAAGCTTCATGGTTGTCGCCCGATCCTGTTCTGAGGAAATTCAGTGATCCGGTCGTCTGTCGTTCTCTGACGGGCTGGCATCCCCTGATTAGGCATTCACGCCTGCCCGCCATCACATCTGCCCGCCCACGGGCACGAGGGGCTCATCGTACTCCACGATCAATTCGACCTGGTGCAGCACGCGGTCGCCGCCCATTCCGGTGAATCGTTTATCCAGCACGACCTCGAGTTCGTTTTCCCCTTCGCGAACCAGATC carries:
- a CDS encoding carbon-nitrogen hydrolase family protein; translation: MKLCTIQPSMPDSIDDGVRKSTRWIEEAAQSGADLVVFPEMMLSGYDFHLHDLFKDASWPEQVDKALTTLSSVVDRSGTSALVGLPYFLGEGQLNALVLLEPGREAVLAGARSHLPIGDRNRWGFVEPDDRLPVNFQGILFGSIFCAEVLNLDYTQGKGLERSDVILWPGVCGSEYNENKDITRDWNAEFARKIASCYNVPVIQSNYLSYASEISTQTGLENRRMLGGSIACDVSGRILDQASRTEEEMRSFEISRVDSTVVVTPTANQHESESQIESHSN
- a CDS encoding phytanoyl-CoA dioxygenase family protein, with the protein product MLTAAQKSEFDEHGWVRVPSMLPDTEVQSVLDRVWDDLEQRCGIPRDDPKTWPEAKPKGFNRLMRSGAFEPTCNQAVKDAIDEFLEPGHWEKPSPWGALLLTFPAAGPWFLPNQSWHMDLQIAVDTASEQNPGVQVFAILEPLADRGGATIALAGSHRLVRHIARQPELIGEGRSKDITNAVKRASPSLRDLWSRDLGGDREDRFLVNPVDVSGIPVQAVEFTGDPGDVIFMHPWIIHAASPNRGDRPRIVITERVRRLDRLEEA
- a CDS encoding tetratricopeptide repeat protein, with translation MSNLPDFDKLWDYNDPAKTEKAFRGLLPIAESAGSHDYHAQLLSQIARTHSLRREFDAAHRVLDDAETLIVNIDNPSNDPTQTTRVRLLLERGRAFNSAGDTDSARPLFKEAWELARKAGEDYHAVDAAHMLGICEPADASLMWNNRAMEAAEASDDPHAKDWLGPLYNNTGWTYHDAGEYEKALELFEKGLAWRTERDNPQATRIAKWTVGRAKRSLGHTEEALVMQQSLLKEHEATGTSDGYVFEEVAECLYALGRPDEARPHFGRAYQELSKDGWLVDNESERMGRLKRLGSEQ
- a CDS encoding FtsX-like permease family protein, which encodes MLHNYLSVALRNLRRHPAYSLINIAGLAIGMATCILILMYIQDELGYDRYHPHADRVYRIVDDIESGGQTVQTAGTPTAWGPALKRDFPEIELLVRMRGTESAWLVDLGNTIYYERKVIWAEPDLFEMFSIPLVLGDPGTALDEPYSMVISEDLAFKYFGAEDPVGKVVNLDNRWDFMVTGVMKNIPTNSHMRPDMFVSYTTMNVIGSWDLGDWEFHRNLYTYIRLRENVSPSDFEAKLPAFLERHAGNQYREAGIGLRPSLQPLVDIQLYSNRESEHEPNGDIRYVALFMAIAFLILIIACINFINLATARSEMRAREVGVRKVMGANRLQLIRQFLGESVLMAGLAAIVAVLLVQLALPAVNEIARKQLVLPLTDWMVLVVLVLGTILIGLAAGSYPAAYLSGFLPAIVMKGNPETGKKGLGMRQVLVVVQFSMSIFLLVSTAVIHDQLEFIQTKRLGFDKEHVMVVPITGSHQVPNTPVLKQRLSGMPGVVGVATTTGVPGMRVLPIMEVRPDGMPPEDHLMMATLHVDENFLDVMDIDVIAGRNFSPDWGTDTTGGVLLNETAVRNLGWGTPDDALGRQFERLSFEGVVPGRVIGVVRDFHLRTIHEEIEPAAIMTSTYHIFVLIRIAPDNIPETIGRIEEVWRDVDPRFPLDYTFLDEDFDALYRTDHQLGEIFAIFAFLAIFVACLGLLGLASFSIQQRTREIGIRKVVGSSVSGIVILLSRDFMKYVILANLIAWPLAYLVMSSWLQNYAYAAALDFTWFLAGGIVALVIAWLTIGAHAVAASRRNPVNALRQG